The nucleotide sequence AATAAGTGCACGCTGACGCTTGGTCATTTTCTTACAAATTACTGTGAATCAACAGCACAATAATGCTGACATCACAGTAACTTACAGCTCTTATTTTACTGTGATTTCATGttataattttgtatttaatcacGCCACTGCAATAAATGTATTCTTTACCACTGTAATTGTTTTGAAGTCACAATAATAAGCATTAGTGTTCCATTAGCTTGGGATTTTGGACCCTCTGAGCCCTATcaggcaagtgttttttgctagtttcagcctaaCGCAGTTTCATGTCCAGCGCCACGTTGTTTTAATAGCAAATTCACTCGTGCCCATCTGTTTTGCCCATGGGCTTGCTGGTCTGAAAaggaggtgtgttcaggcataTTTTtggcgttgctattttgaggtaACTAAAAAATGACTTCACCATTgaacaacaaaaacctggtctaaagtcaatagcgcagttgttgtgttatttaaagaaagCATAGTAATATGTGCCCATTACACACATGGATGCACAGTAGcacataaacatttttaaatattaaaaataaaaggattcctccaTGTGAATAGTGAATCTGCCATGTTGCAAGCACAAtcggcttttaaagggaatgggagatgagactctgattggtttattgcatgttattcccaaaacacacccatgactcatggTGCGCAGACTGTTTTTGCCATTGTTAAACTAGCTAAAGGGgattcagaatatatatatatatatatatatattttttttttacctcatatagattcctcattagtgcctgcacagatcggtcgaatgaggcatctacgtaaacatcaaattttcatttttggttaaactatctctttaaggGCCCTCTATTCATATGGAAATTTCAGTTCTAGCCAAGTCAgaaatgtgacaaataaaaaacttttgttAAAATGATGACAAGATATTAGATTTTTTAGTCAGTAATAACTAAAATCTTCATATTCATGCTAAGAATAGTTCAAGCATTAAGATTTGCCAATAACTTCATGTCTGTTGATGGATCTTTCACAATACGAAGCAACTGCTGAGAGTTATCTTTGAAAAATGTGATCTCATAAACATAACTTAATGATGCACAGATCATCAATGCTTGACATACAGAACACAGCAATGGTGACCCTCagcaaataataaaaacatttatacaaccaacatttcaaaataaaccaacaaaacaaactgctaaaagtgaagcaaaaataagttcagcAGGACAGATCAAGAAACAATCCAGCATTCGTGCCACACTGCACAAACCCCAGTCTGAAAGCCTAATGCACTTCATGATGTTAACAAAGAATGGAAAAAAATTTTCTCTTTGTATTATTATATCAATATGGTACAAGATTATCAAATTCAAATCAATGTGATAATCAAGTCTAAAAAGAAGTCAGAATACAAAATCTAGATTACATTACTAACTGCAATTTTTTGTCATGTAATTTGGAATCAGTGACTACAAATTGTAAGTAAATAATATACCAAGCACTGATAACAATagtaaatagttattttaaattgtaataatatttcagtatATGACTGAaatgtatttgatcaaataaatgcagcaggGTGCATGagaataagagacttctttgaAAAACTAACAATCTTACACAAAAGCTTTTGAATGATAACTGGTAATGTTACTATAAATAATGTCTCCTTAGTTTAATCTAATGTCCACATCATTGCTTTACCAGGGATCTAAAACTGTATGTCATCACTTTTTCACTGCCTAATATTTCTTGAAGCTTACATTTGTTAAACTGGTGGTTATGCTGGTGTGGTTTTTCTCTTTATATCAGTATTTGatgaatgtatttaatttcaCTGTATCAGATACATACAGTATAATAAACACACTGTGGGAAAAAAAATCCCCAATCAACTGACTTGTTAACCCAGGTGTCCCAGACACCTACGAATTTATTCTCAACTAAGTGTACTTCAGAAAACGTTGGACGTAAGAAGAATAGTAGTAAGCTCTTTCTCtgcggggcggcagtggctcagtggttcacgtagattgtctacaaaccaaaaggttggtggttcaatccccggttccacctgaccaagtgtcgaagtgtccatgagcaagacaactaaccccagctgctccgaCAAGCTGGaaggcgccttacatggctgacatcgccgtcaggtgtatgaatgggtgaatgtgaggcaaaatgcaAAGTGCTTTGAATGGCCATACGGtctgttaaaagtgctatataaatgcagtccatttaccatctCTATTGTCTAGCCTGCTGTGCAGCAATAAATAGACCCCTGACAATATCTTGCTTTGAATATGCTTTAATCCAACGTGATCTCATGGACCAATCACAGAGTATCCCACCAGGAAAAAGAATAACTGTTTTTATAGAATAGGAGCATGGTCAAGAGCATTTTTTTCTACAATATGATTGGTTcttcagttttatttagcaaaacaGTACTAGCAAATCTGGATTTCTTGATTACATCACCTTATTTCTCAAAAGTCATGAGATTATATCAAGGCCATGTCTTGAACATTGAGCATTatggtttttttttcttagaaAGCATAAAGAAATATAACAGTGAAGGAAATTCTAGTTGGGATATAATCATTTTGAACCTTTTGCAATTATATGATAATGTTTttctaaatatattaaaatgcattatggTTATGGTTGTAGTTATGGCCCTGGTTTATTTAGACAACTATACAACTAGACAACAATTTATCTTTTTGTTATATTCACACTTTGGGGACATTTATTTTAGTTGGCAAACTTGGCATATAAATGTTATTCCTGCAAGgaaaataaatgttacttttaattaaatgattaattatGACAGTTATGattaatagaaaaaaatatctttCAACACATGCAGAATAATCTGGGAGCGTTCTTAATCTGTTACACCTATAAATGTAAATGGTTTGATATTTGCGGCAAAATCACCTGCAGAGGACAATTATGGTTATCCCAAgaaaacatacatttattgtCATAAATTGTTTGAAGAAATTATAacacgcatatatatatatgacaataCAATTCTAAGCTTGCATGTACATCTTTTTGCACAATTTTAATTTGATACAGATTGTTAGTTCATTGCCTCCAGAGAGCAGTGCATTGACcagtttaattttatatttgttcacaAATGTTACACAGCCaggtattttgatttttttacatattgtaTCAATCTGCCGATTTACCTCATCCTGCAAAAAGACAAGAACAAATCAAGACCAAGGGAAAACATTGAAGTTAAAGTATGTTGAAAAGATGTACAAATATGTTTTACAAACCTTAGTCACTGTTTTTCCAATATATGATATTGCTTTCTTAACAACAGTCTTACAAATACCACAAAAAATCTGtagaagaaattaaaatattgcTAATGAAAAGAAATtggtgtttttttctctttgaaTAAGTGAATATACTTTATTTACCTGTTTGCTCTTGGTTGCTTTGTTGTCACGATAACTGAACTCCATCTCCTTCACAGGATTCAGATGGTCAAAGTGTGGAGACATTCCCATCTGAACACCTGAAATGCCTGAACatcacaaaatatttaaaaaaatagtaaaatGGCCATTTAAAACTTGACCAAAGAATTAGCCTTAttgaatgttttaattttatttttatctagCTAATATCACTGAGATCTGCAGGTTTTTTATTCAGATTTCTGTATTTTCAATTGGTATTAAGTGTTAATTTGACTGTATACACAAGCGAATCTTACCTGTACAGAGGAGCAGGGACAGGAGAATAACAAGGAGAAAAACAAGTGCTTTTTTTGTCATCTTTGTAGTCAGTCAGCATAGAAAACTGCCTGCTATATGGCTGAATATCATATTTATATGGTAAATAAGGGAAGTTTTGAAAAATTAGAAATTGTTTAGGTTGCTGAAATACAACATCTTGACAGTGCTGTCAGCGTAAAACCTAGGTGCTTGTGGTGGTTGGTGTGGGCTGCGGCCGAGCTAGGCGTGCCTGCCTCTCTTAGTGACTGCAGGAAATTCTATATATTGTTTTAACTAATAATATTTTCAACTTAAAAGTAAATATGCatataatttagttattttaatatagtttgttagtttgtaaataaattaataaatcaaatCAAACTTCCTAATACCTCCCCAATCTCATTTGAGTAAAGCCGCAGTTACACTGCACCTTAAGAAAAATAACTATACTTCAGGTTCATTTAATGAAGTATACTTTAGTAATgttcaagtatattttaaataaactttatgTAGTAAGTATACTAATATCAATGTGTACTAGTAGTAATCTTGAATGTCTGCCATTTCAATACTGCTTGGGAGTATTTTAGTACATAAAGTATACTTTTAAGTAATAGTAATACtaatagatttaatttataactcacttttcatttataaaaaaatcaagtgTATTATAAGTGTAACAGTAGGAGTACTTTTCTCATTTGCATTTGTACCACAAGTGAGCTTATAAGTATACTAGTTTACTATTTTAATACTTTTAGTTTATTAAAGTACACTTTGAAGTGAACTCTGTTTAGTTTAGTAGGCTAGTTTAGTAGTTTTATACTGCAAGTACTTGTACTTTTCTTTAAGTGAACATACTGGTATACTTATAGTTTAATGTTAGGGGTTAACatcttatgacccaggaccagtagtgaagaaatgaagacagagtcaggatggcaattatttaaaagaaaaatttacttagaatagtttgcagtttcaaaagcagaagccagcttcaagtctcaaggagttcgtaggccgcgctccctccctcaccgtctcgttgcctcgccctatcgtacatacaattgtcccaacaatAATACCGTTCtcaaggtctatccacgtcattctgattggctcagacaaaatgcaatgtaagcaaCTTTCAGATAGGAGCACATATCGCCAAACTAGGTAGACAAGTCGTCGTTCCATAACCAGAATTACATCACAGGGACCTCATAGGCCACCGAAAAGCGTCTTCAAGTCTGGCTTTTTCTGCAGAAATGTACATCTCCAACATTAGGCCTGCACAGATCtggtacacaaacacacacacacatgtcgtgtttccatgttttatggggactttccataggcgtaatggatttcatactgtacaaactgtacatcctatccccttacactgcccctgcccctaaacctacccatcacaggaaacattctgcatttttactttctcaaaaaaaaactccttctgtgcgatttataagatgttttcctcatggggacctaaaaatgtccccacaaggacaagaatttcggatattgccatccccataacgtagggattaccaggtctctctcacacacacacacacacacacacacacacacacacacacacacacacacacacacacacacacacacacacaaactccagATGATACTGGTTTCCTCCAAGGTTGAGAACATCTTAACTAATTatgaacaaaacatttctccaaAGCATGCTGATagcatgtgctttctttcagtgagagactgtattaaaatatattttgcaacCTATACATATTTCATAGAAGCACGTAAATACATTGTTTCAGAAGTGGACTGATTGaagtttataatataataaattggTTATATATTcaagaataaatgttttttgatcTATTGCTAAAAATTTCAAAAAGTGTTACAATTGTCCCTGGTCTCCCCCTATATTAATCTTCTACTGGTCACTAGTTTTCACCTTCACGTGGTGTGAATTCCCAGCTCAGAGTTCACCAAACTTGAACTTTGGAATGCAGCAAAATGCAAAACTTTGATCagcgaacataaacagaagctttGCCAAACCTGATTGACGCACAAGAACAAacttcttgcggaagctcaaacgtgctgcgttcTCGCACATCAAGCGACCACGCTTGAGCGTCCATTTACCATAACTGatgtgtgagtgaatgaatgtttatatgtgaacaaaagactaaattaaatctgttcagcaTCATAAAGGGATCACGTCTCTTGAGAAAATTAGGACTAAATCGCTTGATTAATATGTATGGTTAATGTGATTAATATGtctttttattaactttttgaagtgtcaaagtgCTAGTTGCATAGCTatcaatggagagacagaaatcgctcagatttcattaaaaacatCCCCATTTGTGTTCCAATGATGAATgttttacaggtttggaacaacatgagggtgagtaatttatgacagaattttcatttttgtcccTTTAAGACTCACCTGAAAGTAATGAACCAATAAGGACACAACACAATGTTCCAATGAAACAAATGAAAACAAGATTCCATGACAGACAGGAAAGTTCAACTAACTGCATTTAATACTATTAGGGGCTGCATGCTTCACACCACACAGTAGGATGTttgtaaattgtgtgtgtgtaagaaagAGGTGTGAAGTatatgcattataaataaaagcaAGCATATATTTGTTTCAGCAGTTATAGATTTGGTGTCTTTTATATCTCTTTCATGCAATATTACCTTTACTTTCTCTTTTTATTTCACACATTTAtcacataaatataataaaaatcaatCATCACATAACCATTCAAATGGCATGGCAGTTCGTGAACTGTCTCTTAAACACAAGGAAGAAATTACATGGCAATGACACAATATTGATGACAATATCTGAATCTTAGTATGCATGGATGGTTTCAAAGAATATTTTGAAGTTTAGTTAACTGACTAATTACTGCTATAATATTATGAAAAGTTTAGAATAGAGAAGACACTTGTTACTCTTTTTTACTTGCTACCTATGCAAACATATTTCGCTACCAAACACTAGGGCAACATTAGTTTATGTATGTTAATATTCGCCTCCAAGCATGAATAATATGTAATTTGCACATaaagcaaaaatgacttttatATTAGTGTATTCTCTCCAGTAAACCTCCAAATACTTCCTCTGGGGATTTTAATCATGTTTCATTCTCTGTCATTCTTTTCTTGGTTTGTTGACAATTTGAACAAAGATGCCCTGTTTTATATTCCAGTGTCAAGAAAGTAGAACAACATAAAGGATGGTGTGAGGTGGAGCTTGTACAGCACATGTGAACATAGCTAAATGTGGCATTTTTTTGAACACCACCAGCAATTCCAGGGAGACGTTCTTTCAGTCTGCATTGACCACTGTGTTTTGTTGGACGAACAACAACAGTTCTGGCCTTTCCAGGCATCTGATCAAACTAAGGAGGCCAACTGTATTACCAGATTCACTTTCAGACTCGCTGACAGCAGTGACACAGAACAGGGCGATGGCAAAATTGGAGTCAATGATGAACAATGTCTGCACTCAGCTCATTTAGCCAATTTCACCCGCAGCCATCAGCCAGTACAGCTCCTTTTTTTATAAAACCTGTGTAATGACGCTGAACATGTACCTGGTTTTATAAAACAAAGATTCAGCCATACTACCATATGCATTTATATACGTACCTTATTCACCTCACTCTGGCATACAGTACTTAATCAAGACTGGTCAATCATGCCTTTAAACCGTctgatttatatatttatatacttattattaaaggtgccctagaatgacaAATTGAATTAATCTTGCCATAgtacaagagttcagtacatcacatactgtgagtctcaaacaccattgcctcctaaatctcgtgaatgaaaaacaccacggaaaaataagtgattctcagcATAATGCCAACTGTGACGCAaacgttggggatcatttatatgcacgcccccaacatttgcatctgtccaaacatattcattgtcaggcggaactgacggagccgaatcatcgtgactgcaggtaaacaagcgacacttgaggatagcgaaaacggcagctctcatggacacatatcaggttccaggctgtgcaggagacgtgaggacttttcatacccttcccgcAGATAAAAAAacgtcaacagtcatggttgatgtttataatcggataccacaacaatttaatttaagatcgttcgtttgttcggcccatttcaagcaagcttcgctcagcgtcttaaactgaagaacgtggcaattacaactagagccctgcaagcagtaagtagggattgatccacttattgactgtttaaacaatttctgattaaattgaaagtttcttagagagacttgtctagataacacaagatgctagtacagtaacaataggaaactccaagtagcatataaaactaaatagtgtgtctaatgacaaagggtaatattattttgtattacaaaatacaactgtagatacgttgcttacagatcgttcactctaTCTTTCttgcaaacgtcaccttttccaccatataagttaaaacgatagtcatttgacaaggctattcattttgtaaaaatatatatatttatatttttgagaactcaagtatgatgtttttgcatgcttgtatttcagagtacatcacagtcttacattgtgactaacgttatataaacatgcaatatcattgacgaaaaaagacaagtctaaaatcaCTAGTTGTGGTTTTGTCTGAGGGAATGAAGAGCGTTCATGCTTGCGGTatccagatttcagt is from Pseudorasbora parva isolate DD20220531a chromosome 10, ASM2467924v1, whole genome shotgun sequence and encodes:
- the LOC137091258 gene encoding uncharacterized protein is translated as MTKKALVFLLVILLSLLLCTGISGVQMGMSPHFDHLNPVKEMEFSYRDNKATKSKQIFCGICKTVVKKAISYIGKTVTKDEVNRQIDTICKKIKIPGCVTFVNKYKIKLVNALLSGGNELTICIKLKLCKKMYMQA